CTAAAATTAATACTAAGATGTTTTTTTTCCAATTTTAAGCTAAAATGAGGCTAAAAAAatgaagagagaaagaaagagagcTTACTATGACCAGCACTGGCTAAGCTTCCATTGGAGATATAATCAGAGATAAGAAGCTTCTCATCTTCACCCCAATAGAACCCTCTAACCGTAACCAAATTCGGGTGGCGCAATTTAGAAATGGCCTTGACTTGAGTCTCAAACTCCTTAAGCTTCTCGACTCCACTCTCTCCGATCCTCCTTACTGCAAAAACAACACCATCTTCAAGCACAGCTTTGTAAACTATACTCCCTCCACTTGATCCCAATATATAAGCTGAAGCCTTCAACAATGTCTCAGCTTCTAAGTTTGTCTCTCCATCCACTATCACCAAAGATTTTTCCAATGTATACTTTTTAATCTCCTCTGCATTGCTGTTACTCAACTTTTTATGGTCTTCGCTTTCTGAGCCTGACATGTCTTCACTGGCGGTAAGGCTCGTGCAAGACCATTCTCCACACTTAGGACCAAACTTACTAATCTCAAATGAAGTGCCTGCTGCAACAGCTGAACTGATTACAGGCCCGGGTCCTTTCTTGTCGTAACTTGCATTGGACTTAACATTTTGTTTCCTCTTCCTCAACTGATAGACATAGAGTAGTATCATGACAAGTAATCCAAGTCCAGCTAAATCAGCTACTATGATTGTAGCAATAGTTCCAGGTTTAAGTCCATGTTGTTTCGGATTTTGACTTTGATCTGAGGATGGACTCGAGTCGAAGTCTCGGGGAATGGCTGCAATAGCTGGAGCTGAATTGTTTGCTGTGGTGAAGTTTGGAGGAGTGGTTAATGTTGAAGGAATTGAACAAATCTTTTTCAATGGTTTGCCACATAAATCAGCATTTCCCATGAAAGACTCAGTTTTTTGGTTTGATAAAGCTGATGATTGTGGGATTTCACCAGTGAGATTGTTGAATGAGAGATCAATAGATGCATTTGCTGGAATCTTCTTTACAAAATCTAAAGGAAATGGCCCTGAGATTTTGTTGTAAGAAAGATTTAAGTACTGCAAATTTTCACCATCAAATGTCAAAGGCAAAGATCCATTAAACATATTTGAAGATAGATCCAAGACTTTAACAGATTGAAATCCACTAGGAACTGAGCCTGAAAAGTAGTTACTTCTCAAAGACACAACAGTGAGATTCTGCAAGGAAGTAAGACTTTCCGGGACTTTACCGGCCAATGCATTATCAGAGAGATTAAGAACCTGCAGATTCTTCAGGTCAGGAATCAACTTTGGGAGCTCACCAGAGATGACATTGTTGGATAAAGAAAGAACTTGAAGCTCTGAAGCATTAAAAAGTGAACCTGGTAAAGTACCATTCATGAAATTTGTGGACAGATCAAGAGTTCTGAGGTGTTGTATTAAACCCAACTCTTCTGGTATTGAACCAAGAAGACTGGAGTTTGGAAGGACTAGACTCGTGACTCGAAAAATGTCGGCTGGGCTTGAGCCAACTTCGCCACAACTTATGCCAGTCCATGAACATGGAGTTATGTCATTGTAGTTCCAGTTTTCAAGAACTAATAAAGGGTCACTAAGAATGGAGTATTTGAAAGAAAGTAAGAGAGTTCCATCCAAGTTTAGAGCTGTGGAAGAAGCAAAAAAGAAGAAAATCACAGCAAGTGCAGAGTAAAGATGGTGAAACTCACTTCTTCTGTATGTCATCATTCTATGTTCTGTTTGCACATTTCTTTTACAGATTTATATACTTATATATGTGTGTTTGTGCATACAGAATGAGAGGTTAAACAACTATGATAATGGTTGTTTTGTTGGCCAAAAAGAAGGGGTGGTTAGAGAAGAAGAGGGACAGAGAGTGAAAATGGTGGGAAGTTGTT
This sequence is a window from Apium graveolens cultivar Ventura chromosome 9, ASM990537v1, whole genome shotgun sequence. Protein-coding genes within it:
- the LOC141687268 gene encoding receptor protein kinase-like protein At4g34220, translated to MMTYRRSEFHHLYSALAVIFFFFASSTALNLDGTLLLSFKYSILSDPLLVLENWNYNDITPCSWTGISCGEVGSSPADIFRVTSLVLPNSSLLGSIPEELGLIQHLRTLDLSTNFMNGTLPGSLFNASELQVLSLSNNVISGELPKLIPDLKNLQVLNLSDNALAGKVPESLTSLQNLTVVSLRSNYFSGSVPSGFQSVKVLDLSSNMFNGSLPLTFDGENLQYLNLSYNKISGPFPLDFVKKIPANASIDLSFNNLTGEIPQSSALSNQKTESFMGNADLCGKPLKKICSIPSTLTTPPNFTTANNSAPAIAAIPRDFDSSPSSDQSQNPKQHGLKPGTIATIIVADLAGLGLLVMILLYVYQLRKRKQNVKSNASYDKKGPGPVISSAVAAGTSFEISKFGPKCGEWSCTSLTASEDMSGSESEDHKKLSNSNAEEIKKYTLEKSLVIVDGETNLEAETLLKASAYILGSSGGSIVYKAVLEDGVVFAVRRIGESGVEKLKEFETQVKAISKLRHPNLVTVRGFYWGEDEKLLISDYISNGSLASAGHKRFGSSPSHLPFQVRVNIARGIARGLAYIHDKKHVHSNIKPSNILLTPDLEPVISDLGLHWLISGKHKYKTDCSTRHFGSKRCMSSSEGPQDHPSSSSPYIEPNGFMGCTSPYHAPESLKSLKPNPKWDVYSYGIVLLELLTGKVFSDRELSQWTGGLYDADKTRVLMMADVAIRADVGGREDAMWACFKLGFSCASLVPQKRPSMKDVVQVLEKIMPSSSR